The Prunus persica cultivar Lovell chromosome G7, Prunus_persica_NCBIv2, whole genome shotgun sequence genome has a segment encoding these proteins:
- the LOC18770065 gene encoding peroxidase 44 — protein sequence MKIIKTSLLAFFFLLPLVLADLRVGFYNATCPQAESIIQQVVQKQFATDSSITGGLLRMHFHDCFVRGCDASILIDSTPKKPSEKSAGPNLTVRGFELIDEAKKRLEAACPSTVSCADIITLATRDSVVLAGGQSYAAPTGRRDGLVSNPNDVNLPGPSFSVSQALQAFTAKGLTLNDMVTLLGAHTVGLVHCNFFQDRLSNFQGTGSPDPSMDPALVAKLSKLCASGNNPTTFLDQNTSSTFDNQYYNQLLLKRGILQIDQELASDRSTTGIVSGFASNGVRFSQSFATAIVKLGSLQVLVGNAGEIRKNCRVFNPK from the exons ATGAAGATCATTAAGACTTCATTGCTagccttcttctttcttcttcctcttgtaCTGGCTGACCTGCGGGTTGGTTTCTACAATGCTACCTGCCCACAAGCTGAATCAATTATACAACAAGTCGTGCAAAAACAGTTCGCAACTGATTCATCCATAACTGGCGGTTTGCTTCGCATGCATTTTCACGACTGCTTTGTCAGA GGATGTGATGCCTCCATACTTATAGATTCGACACCGAAGAAGCCATCTGAAAAATCGGCAGGACCAAACTTGACTGTGCGAGGATTTGAGCTTATTGACGAGGCCAAGAAACGCCTAGAGGCAGCATGCCCTTCAACTGTATCCTGTGCAGATATCATAACCCTCGCAACCCGAGATTCAGTTGTTCTTGCGGGAGGGCAAAGCTACGCTGCTCCCACCGGAAGGCGTGATGGCCTTGTTTCAAATCCCAACGACGTTAACTTGCCCGGTCCATCGTTCTCCGTGTCTCAGGCGTTGCAGGCTTTCACAGCCAAAGGGTTGACCCTAAATGACATGGTCACTCTTTTGGGTGCACACACGGTTGGTTTAGTGCACTGTAATTTTTTCCAAGATAGGCTCTCAAATTTTCAAGGCACAGGGTCTCCTGATCCTTCTATGGATCCAGCCTTGGTTGCCAAGCTGAGCAAACTTTGTGCATCTGGCAATAACCCAACTACATTTCTGGACCAAAATACATCTTCTACTTTTGATAACCAGTACTACAATCAGCTTCTTTTGAAGAGAGGTATCTTGCAGATCGACCAGGAGCTTGCTTCAGATAGATCTACGACTGGTATTGTTTCTGGATTTGCATCAAATGGTGTGAGATTCAGTCAGAGCTTTGCAACTGCTATAGTAAAGTTGGGGAGTCTCCAGGTTCTTGTCGGAAATGCCGGAGAAATTAGGAAAAATTGTAGAGTTTTTAATCCCAAGTAA